A DNA window from Jaculus jaculus isolate mJacJac1 chromosome 1, mJacJac1.mat.Y.cur, whole genome shotgun sequence contains the following coding sequences:
- the Actl7a gene encoding actin-like protein 7A, which translates to MALDSVWAPQTVDIGDGPAKNVGDQASLQTQPLQTASVKDGPAKRAVWVHRNSTGREAIKSTVPSEQPKLAMTKAVVVDLGTGFCKCGFAGLPKPTHKISTTVGKPYMETAKTGDNRKATFVGKELLDSDIRLKLANPLRHGIIVDWDTVQDIWEYLFRQEMKIAPEEHAVLVSDPPLSPHTNREKYAEMLFETFNMPAMHIAYQSRLSMYSYGRTSGLVVEVGHGVSYVVPIYEGYPLPSITGRLDYAGSDLTAYLMTLMNSSGKHFTEDQISIVEDIKTKCCFVALDPIEEKKVPAAEHQIQYILPDGNEICLGQERFLCSEMFFKPSLIKSMQLGLHTQTVSCLNKCDIALKRDLMGNILLCGGSTMLSGFPNRLQKELSSMCPNDIPQVNVLPERDTSVWTGGSILASLQGFQPLWVHRCEYEEHGPFFLYRRCF; encoded by the coding sequence ATGGCTCTGGACAGTGTGTGGGCTCCACAGACAGTAGACATAGGGGATGGGCCGGCCAAGAACGTGGGTGACCAGGCCTCCCTGCAGACACAGCCCCTCCAGACTGCTTCTGTAAAGGATGGCCCAGCAAAGCGGGCAGTGTGGGTCCACCGGAACAGCACAGGCAGAGAAGCCATCAAATCAACAGTGCCCAGTGAACAGCCCAAGCTGGCGATGACCAAAGCTGTGGTTGTGGACCTTGGCACCGGCTTCTGTAAATGTGGCTTTGCCGGCCTGCCAAAGCCCACCCACAAGATTTCAACAACGGTGGGCAAGCCCTACATGGAAACGGCCAAGACGGGGGATAATCGCAAGGCGACATTCGTGGGGAAGGAGCTCCTTGATTCAGACATTCGTCTCAAGCTAGCCAATCCCCTGAGACATGGCATCATCGTCGACTGGGATACAGTGCAGGATATCTGGGAATACCTCTTCCGACAGGAGATGAAGATCGCCCCGGAGGAACACGCAGTGTTGGTGTCAGACCCACCCCTGAGCCCACACACCAATAGGGAGAAGTATGCGGAGATGCTGTTTGAGACCTTCAACATGCCGGCCATGCACATTGCCTACCAGTCCCGCCTGTCCATGTACTCCTATGGACGGACCTCAGGCCTGGTGGTGGAGGTCGGCCACGGCGTGTCTTATGTGGTCCCCATCTATGAGGGTTACCCTTTGCCCAGCATCACCGGAAGGCTAGACTATGCTGGCTCTGACCTGACAGCCTACCTGATGACGCTGATGAACAGTTCAGGCAAACACTTCACCGAGGATCAAATCAGCATCGTGGAGGACATCAAGACAAAATGCTGCTTTGTAGCCCTGGATCCCATTGAGGAGAAGAAAGTCCCTGCGGCGGAGCATCAGATCCAGTACATTCTACCTGATGGGAACGAGATCTGCCTGGGCCAGGAGAGGTTCCTCTGCTCAGAGATGTTCTTCAAGCCGTCTCTGATCAAGTCCATGCAGCTgggcctccacacacagacagTGTCCTGCCTTAACAAGTGTGACATCGCCCTCAAGCGGGACCTCATGGGGAACATCCTGCTCTGTGGGGGCAGCACCATGCTCAGCGGTTTCCCAAACCGTCTGCAGAAGGAGCTGAGCAGCATGTGCCCCAATGACATCCCCCAGGTAAACGTGCTGCCTGAGAGAGACACTTCGGTGTGGACTGGTGGCTCTATCCTGGCCTCGCTTCAGGGTTTCCAACCACTGTGGGTCCACCGTTGTGAGTACGAGGAGCATGGGCCTTTCTTCCTCTATAGACGGTGCTTCTGA